The window AGGCCGCCGTGGCCATAAATAGACCAAAGCTGTTGGGTGACATTCCCAGTGCCATCATTCGGGCCCCAAAGCGCGCGCGCAGGTCGGGATCAGCGATGATCACATTGCCAGAGTGGCTTCCGGCGATGTTAAAAGTCTTGGTTGTTGCCGTCATCATGACCAGCCGGTCTTCGACACCGTTAATCAGGCTCATGGGGATGTGGGTGTGACCGGGCATCACCAGATCATGGTGGATCTCGTCCGAGACAAGCACCAGATCATGGCGTTTGGCAAAATCAGCGACCTGTTGCAGTTCCTCTCGGGACCAGACACATCCGCCCGGGTTGTGAGGTGAGCAGAGGATCACCATCTTTTCGGCGCCGGTCATCTGCGCGTCATAAGCGTCAAAATCCATGTGATAGCGGCCGTTCTGAGGCTGCATCTGACATTCAACCACTTTGCGACCGGCGGCGTTAATCACTTTCGCAAAAGCATGGTAGACAGGGGTGAATAGTACGACGCCATCGCCCGGCGCCGTAAAGGCGTCAACGCACATGGCTGTGCCGTTCACCAGACCATGCGTTGTGAAGATGTGCGCGGGGTCCAGATCCCAGCCGTGCCGTTCCTTCATCCACCACTGGATAGCGCCGCGGTAATTACTGTCGTCACCGAAATACCCGTAGACGCCGTGGTCTGCCATCGCCTGTACTGCATTCTGGACAACCGGTGCTGTGGCGAAATCCATGTCAGCGACCCACATGGAGATGCCGGTTTCTGCAGGCACTCCATAGATTTGCTCCATGCCGTCCCATTTCACACAATGCGTTCCTCGGCGTTCAATCGGGGTGTCAAAGCTCATCATATTTCTCCAGATAGATTTGCGCAGAACCGTAACGAGGAAAGACTTATGTGCAAGCCCTGCTTGCGGCAGCAAGGGGCATGCCCTACATCAACCTGCATGAAACGCCCAATCCTATATCACCCCGATCCGCGCCTAAAGAAATCCTGTGCCCCCGTCGAAGATCTGAATGAAGATCTTCGGGGTTTGGCAGATGATATGCTGGCGACAATGTATGATGCCCCCGGTGTGGGGCTTGCAGCGCCTCAGGTGGGGGTGCTGACGCGGTTGATTGTGCTCGATTGCGTCAAGGAAGAAGGCGAGAAGCCGCGCCCGTTAATTATGTTTAACCCGGAGCTCGTTGGCGTATCGGATGAACTGAACACCTATGAAGAAGGCTGTCTCAGCATCCCCGAACAGTTCGCTGATGTGACGCGCCCCGCCGAGGTTGAAGTCAAATGGATTGACCGCGACGGCAAAGAGCATTTCGAAGGCATGGATGGTCTTTGGGCCACTTGTGTCCAGCATGAGATCGACCACCTTGATGGCAAGCTTTTCATCGACCACCTAAAGCCGCTCAAGCGGCAGATGATCACCCGCAAGATGGTCAAGTTCAAGCGCGAGCTGGCCCGCGGATGAGCGTGCTGCCGATCCTGCAATGGCCTGATCCGAGGTTGATGGAAATCTGCGCACCGATTGAGGCTATCACTTCTGATATCGAAGCGTTGGCCGCCGATATGCTGGAGACGATGTATGCGGCACCGGGCCGTGGTCTGGCAGGGCCGCAGGTGGGTGCCATGCAGCGTATATTCGTGATGGATGCGGGGTGGAAAGAAGGAAAACCTGATCCGCTGGTGTGCCTCAATCCGATGCTACAAGAAGTGAGCGAAGAGCGTGCGACCAATAGCGAGGGCTGTCTCAGCATCCCAGGTATCAGCGCGGACGTTTCGCGACCTGCGCAGGTTCAGATGGTGTGGACCGGCCTGAATGGTGGTCGCTATGTCCAAAGCTTTACAGGTTTTGCAGCAGCCTGTGTCCAGCATGAACTGGACCACCTCGACGGTGTCGTTACCCTTGATCATCTTGATGCGCAGACCCGCGCAGCGTTGGAAGCGGAGTATGCAGCATGACCGTCAGATCCATTCTGCAGTGGCCCGATAAACGCCTACGCACTCCCTGCGAAGACGTCATCGAGGTGACAGACGAAGTACGTGCAATCTGGCAGGACATGATCGATACAATGGACGCGATGCCGGGTGTCGGCCTTGGTGCACCGCAAATCGGTGTGATGCTGCGGCTTGCTGTCGTGGATACCTCCGAGGCACGGGATAAACGCATCCGGCTTGCCAATCCCGAAGTGATAGACGCCTCTGCCATCATGAACGTGCACGAAGAAGCCTCCCCGTGTCTGCCCGGCGTCTCAGCCAAAGTCAGTCGCCCGCGCGGAGTGCGCGTCAGGTATCTGGATGAGACGGGTACAAGTGTTGAACGCGACTTTGTCGGACTGGATGCCACCAGCGTGCAGCACCAGATCGACCACCTTGCGGGCAAGCTGTACTTTGAACGGTTAAGCAAGGTCAAACGCGATATGCTTTTGCGCCGCGCGCGTAAAACGAAGGGCTAAGCCGATGCGGATTGTTTTCATGGGGACGCCTGATTTTTCAGTGCCGGTGCTGGATGCGTTGGTTGAGGCTGGACATGAAATTGTGGCCGTCTACTCCCAGCCACCACGCCCTGCTGGACGTGGCAAAAAGGACCGCCCCGGTCCGGTTCATGCGCGCGCTGAGGCTTTGGGTCTTGAAGTGCGCACGCCGGTGTCGCTGAGAACAGCAGATGCTCAAGAAGAATTCGCCGCGCTGGGCGCAGATGTCGCTGTTGTTGTGGCTTACGGATTGATTTTGCCACAGGCGATTCTGGACGCACCTGCCAAGGGCTGCTTGAATATCCACGCGAGCCTGCTGCCGCGCTGGCGGGGTGCCGCTCCGATCCATCGCGCCATTATGGCGGGCGATGCGCAAACCGGTGTTTGTATCATGCAGATGGAAGCTGGACTGGATACAGGCCCTGTTCTGCTGCGCGAGGCGTTGGACATTGGCACGCAGGAAACTACTGCCCAGTTGCATGACCGGTTGAGCGTTATGGGTGCGCGTCTGATTGTGGAGGCGCTGGGCAAGCTGGATGAATTGGCCCCGCAGGTGCAGCCAGAAGAGGGCGTGACCTATGCCGCAAAAATCGACAAGGCCGAAGCTCGCATAGATTGGAGCCTGCCTGCCGTTCAGGTGGACCGGCTAATTCGTGGCCTTTCCCCCTTTCCCGGTGCTTGGTTTGAATATGATGGTCAGCGGATAAAGGTGCTCGGGTCGAGCTGTGTCGAAGGATCAGGGAAAGCTGGCGTGGTGCTTACCGACACTTTGCACGTGGCCTGCGGAGACGGTGCTGTTGCGCTGACGCGCTTGCAAAGGGCCGGCAAAGGGGCGCAAGATGTTGGTGTATTCCAGCGTGGCGCGCAGATCGCTGTTGGTACGGATTTGAGCAAAGGATAACCACCATGTTTCCCACCATGATCGGAACTGTCGTGATTGCGGGGATCATCGGGTATCTCTCGGAAAAGACAGAGTTTACGCACAATGGCATATTGGCGAGCATCATTATCTGCGTTGGCGGGGCATTCTTATTCTACTTCATTCGTCTGATGTTTGGCATCGGTTTTGCATCGCCGGGCGTGAATGCGATTGCATCTTCTATCGGTGCGCTGGTTATTGTGCCGTTTCACTGGCGAAAATAGCTGGTCGGGGGCCAGCCCCCGGCTTTTCCTGGCGGAAAAACCTTCCCCGGGATATTTTTGGCCAAAAGAAATAGGTAATGTCAGCTTTTTGGCGGGGCGCTTTTGTAGACTGGTAAATGCCAGCCGAAAAAGATTGAGCCAGCCCGCAACACCCATGTGACAGCGGCACCGATGATGAGGCCGTAGGGCACTCCGGGCATGTAGGATTTCAATAAAACGCTTGTTGCCGCGCCTGCGAAGGCGGCCGTCACATAAAGTTCGCCTTGTTTGAGGACGACTGGAACATCACCCACGACGACGTCTCGCATCAAACCGCCCATGCAACCTGTTACGATACCCATCAGGACAACGATGACTGGCCCTTGGTCGAGGCTCATGGCGACACCTGCGCCGGCAGCAACGGCGACGGCCAGCGCAAAGCTATCAAGCCAGATGATTGTGCGCAGGCGGCTTTCTAGAAGGTGGGCAGTAAAGAAAGTAACCAACGCGGCGACAGCGGCTGCGCCAAGATAGGAGGGGTCAGCAATCCAGAAGATCGGGTTGCGATCTAGCAGCAGGTCGCGGATTGTCCCGCCGCCGACGGCTGTGAGACAGGCAATAAATGCGAACCCTACCAGATCTAGCTGCGCGCGGCTGGCCACCAATGCGCCGGTAAGCGCAAAGACGATTACGGAGGCGTAATCAAGAAAGCTGATCAGTGTCATTTGGATTTGAAGGGGGCCATACCGGCACGGGCAAGCGCATCGGCGCGCTCGTTTTCCGGATGGCCTGCATGGCCTTTGACCCATTCCCATGTGACACGATGGCGGGCGTTTGCCGCATCAAGGCGCTGCCAGAGTTCCGCATTCTTCACTGGCTTTTTGGCGGCGTTCTTCCAGCCGTTTTTCTTCCAGCCGAAGATCCAGCCAGTGATCCCGTTTTTGACGTAATTGCTGTCTGTGACGATTGTGATTTCGGTGTCCCGCTCCAGCGCTTCAAGGGCGTTGATGGCGGCCAGCAGTTCCATTCGATTGTTGGTTGTATTTGCCTCGCCGCCTTTGAGCTCCCGCTCTTTGACGACGGTATTGCCATCGACAGCCTGCATCAATGCACCCCAGCCGCCGGGGCCGGGATTGCCCGAGCAGGCACCGTCTGTATATGCGAATAGCTTAGGCATCTGCGGCGAGTGCTATCCAATCCGCATAGGTGCCGTCCAGCCCCTTATCGCGACCTGTGTGTTTTTTGCCAACTGTAAAGCCGGCGTTGGAGAGCAAGCTGCGCAGTTCGGTTTCGGTGACGTAGGTGTACTGGCGGCCTATCGCGTCGCGTTTTGTTTCCGAGCCGAGCTTCATTGCGATATGAAAGCGGCCGTTAGGCTTCATCGCCGTGTGTAAGGCCTTGAGGATTGTGGGGAGCGCGTCTCTGTCCGCATGAAGCAAGCTAAAGTTGGCCCAGACGCCATCGTAAATACCAGCTCCGCTGATCTGGTCGAAAGATCTGACTTCGGCTTTGACGAGAGGGTGACGGCTGGCGAGAACGATCATCTCTGGAACAGCGTCAGTGGCGTGTACTTTCAATCCAGCTTCGGCCATTGCAGCGGCTGCGGCGCCGGGCCCACAGCCGAGGTCGAGCGCGCTGCCGCCTTCTGGCAAGGAGGTGATAAAGTCCGCAAGCATTGGGTCATTCGTCAATACCGCATCTGTAAGAGATGCGTATTGCGCAGACTGTGCCGCATAGACAGATAGCGTTTCAGGATCACTCATTGGGCTGCACCAATGGAGAGGCAAACAACTACGATGACGGTCAACATGATCCGCAGGCGCATCCACCACGGCGGGGTCAACCCTTTGCGGAAGAAATAGTAATCAAGGATCAATAAGCCGAGAAACCCGATGGAAAGGTAAAAGAGAGTGTCTGTAACCGAGCTGCCGCGCAGAAAAAATGCCCAGAGCGCAGGTAAAACCGACAGTACGTATCCGATGGTTGCCTTCGATCCTTCGACCTTGGTGGCAAAACCCCAGAGCACGCCAGACATGAATGACAAAATGATGGTGCCGTAAAGCGATAGGGCGGCGAGCCCGTCCACTGCTGTCAGTAAGTGGGCGGTTTGCGCATCAGAGGCGGTGCCGGGGAAGGTGGACACGAATGCCGCCGCAATGAAAGGAAGCAAGCCCGCAAGGCCGAGTATCAGAGGGGCGCGTGGGATACCGAACATCAGGCGCGCTCTAATGCGAGCCGACCAGCAAGGGCAGCGAAGATAGCAGCGAAGGAGCGGCTGAGCCACGTCATGACGCGCGTTGACCCTAGCAGGCGGCGGCGGGCGGCAGCAGCAAAAATGCCGTACAAGGCAAAAACGGCAAAGGTGAGGGTCATGAATACGGCGCCCATCACGGTCATCTCTGCCGTTGCCGAAGCGGGGTTGCCCGATAAAAAGGGAGGCAAAAGGGCGAGGAAGAAGATCGACAGCTTTGGGTTGAGGATGTTGATCAACGCTCCACGACGCGCAATCTGCCAGCCACTTTGGCGGGTGCCGGTTTCCTGTACGCTTAGCGCGCCACCATCCTTCAGGGCCTGCCAGCCAAGATAAAGCAGATATGCGACACCAGCCCACTTCACGGCCGTGAACAAGAGTGCGGATGTGTGCAGAACGGCAGCCAGCCCAAGGGTCGCCGCGGCCAAGTGTGGAACGATCCCAACGGTACAGCCTAATGCTGCCCAGAGGGATGCGCGCCGACCTTGGCCAAGGCCCAAGGCGAGGGTGTAGATCACGCCTGTGCCGGGGGCGATGACGACAACAAGCGCGGTAAGCAGGAATTGGAGGGTGATCATCAGTAATTCCTTTGCTGTGTGCATTGCTACGATGCCGCACGATCCCCTTGGTGTCCATGCTCGCTATCTGGTGAGTAGGGTGTTCAGGCGAGTAAGAACGAATGGTGGCCTGTGGTGCTGGCGTTGCCTGCGCGCAGCAGGTGACTGCCTGCCCCACATAAAGAACGCGCGCCGAGATCGGTTCAGGGACCCGTATCATCGGTACTGTGTTTCATGCGAAGCCGAACAGGGACACTGCCGTCAGGCGGGTTCTCGCAAAACACGGGGAACTTTAAATTCTACGTTCTCGATGGCGGTTTCTACCAATTCTTCTGTGACAGTATAGCGTGCTTTGAACGCGTCGATTACTTCGTTGATAAGAATTTCGGGGGCAGATGCGCCAGCGGTAATGCCAATGCTGGTGATCCCGTCCAGCGCGCGCCAGTCAATGTCATCTGCACGTTGGACCAGCTGCGCATAGGCACATCCGGCACGGGACCCAACCTCGACCAGGCGCTTCGAGTTGGAAGAGTTTGGCGCGCCGACCACAAGCATTGCATCACATTTTGGCGCCATCGCTTTGACGGCCTCCTGCCGGTTGGTCGTAGCGTAGCAGATGTCTTCCTTATGCGGGCCGACAATCGCAGGAAATCGTGCCCGTAGCGCAGCGACGATATCAGCGGTGTCATCGATGCTGAGCGTGGTTTGGGTGACATAGGCCAGCTTTGTTTCGTCGCGAACTTTGACACGGGTAACATCTTCGGGCGTTTCGACCAGCAACACTTCGCCTTTGGGAAGCTGGCCCATCGTACCTACGGTTTCGGGGTGGCCTTCATGGCCAATCATGATCATCTGCAAGCCGGCATCGGCGTGGCGCTGGGCCTCTATGTGGACCTTGCTTACCAGCGGGCAGGTCGCGTCTACGTAGACCATGTTGCGCGCCTGCGCGGCGTTGGGGACTGATTTTGGCACGCCATGGGCCGAAAAGATAACAGGCCGGTCATCGGGGCATTCTGAAAGCTCTTCGACAAACACAGCCCCCTTTTCGCGCAGGCCGTCGACGACAAATTTGTTATGCACGATTTCATGCCGGACATAGACAGGCGCCCCCCATTTGGTGAGCGCCATCTCGACGATCTTGATCGCGCGGTCGACGCCTGCGCAAAAGCCGCGGGGTGCGGCAAGATAAAGGGTAAGGGGCGGATTTTTCATCGGTTGCTCCGTGATTGGCCTACAGAGGTAAGGTGCGGTTTGCTTCAGGTCCAGTGCAGAATTGACGCAAATCCGCGGACCTAAACTCTCCTATCGGGCGGAAGCATCAGGGCAGCGGCTTCGCCACGGTTGTGCACACCAAGTTTGCGGTAGCCATGCTTTGCGTAGTCGGACACGGTATGTACTGAAATATTACAGATTTGGGCTGTTTGTGCGCGTGTCTTTCCCTGTGACAGCAGCATGATCACTTCGGCTTCGCGGGGTGTCAGCTTGTCAAAGATTTCCGGAAGCGCTTGCGCCACAAGAGCGGTACGGTTTTCTGCCGTCACCGGCTGCTCTGGGGAGGCGACAAGCTCTTCGATGCGGCGATGGATGATCATGCAGAAAAGGCGCAATTCGTCCGCCTTGGGCAGGATTTTCTCTGAAAATTCAGTAATATCCATGCCGTTGCCAAGGATGACGCCACCAAATCGGTCGTTGCCCTTCAAACGCATTGGAATAGCGATCCCCGCGTGAAAGCCCCGCTTCCCTGCACGTTCGATGAAGGCCCGATCAGCGTCAGTGATATAGGTGTATCTATGATAAAAGGCCGGACCGACCGGCAAGATTTCATAGCTATTGCAGGAATGGATCAGGAAGGGGTCTTCTGTGGGGGGTGTTTTCTCGTACAGGTCAGGGATATTGCTGAGCGTAAAGGGAGCTTCGAAGTCCTTCGTCACGCTGATGTAAATTGCAAAATCCATTCCGATCAGCGGCAAGACGTCAAGCAGCCCGTTCCAGACCTCATCAATCGTCTGACCCTTTTCTATTTTTGCGGCTCTATCAACAATCATCAGACGCCTCCATCCGCACCCCCCTTTTTAAGGGGGGAGATATGTTTTGTCGAGGATGGTAGTAAAATTTCGGGCCGCGCACTCAGAATGCGTATTGTTGGCCCGCTTGTTTTGAGATGAGCTAGATTTTTATAACGACAATGCACCGATGCTGTGAAAATGGCTCGGTGCATTATTCTTTGGTCTGCTTCTCGTTGGCAT is drawn from Sulfitobacter sp. S223 and contains these coding sequences:
- a CDS encoding LysE family translocator; this translates as MITLQFLLTALVVVIAPGTGVIYTLALGLGQGRRASLWAALGCTVGIVPHLAAATLGLAAVLHTSALLFTAVKWAGVAYLLYLGWQALKDGGALSVQETGTRQSGWQIARRGALINILNPKLSIFFLALLPPFLSGNPASATAEMTVMGAVFMTLTFAVFALYGIFAAAARRRLLGSTRVMTWLSRSFAAIFAALAGRLALERA
- the fmt gene encoding methionyl-tRNA formyltransferase → MRIVFMGTPDFSVPVLDALVEAGHEIVAVYSQPPRPAGRGKKDRPGPVHARAEALGLEVRTPVSLRTADAQEEFAALGADVAVVVAYGLILPQAILDAPAKGCLNIHASLLPRWRGAAPIHRAIMAGDAQTGVCIMQMEAGLDTGPVLLREALDIGTQETTAQLHDRLSVMGARLIVEALGKLDELAPQVQPEEGVTYAAKIDKAEARIDWSLPAVQVDRLIRGLSPFPGAWFEYDGQRIKVLGSSCVEGSGKAGVVLTDTLHVACGDGAVALTRLQRAGKGAQDVGVFQRGAQIAVGTDLSKG
- a CDS encoding LuxR family transcriptional regulator, which encodes MIVDRAAKIEKGQTIDEVWNGLLDVLPLIGMDFAIYISVTKDFEAPFTLSNIPDLYEKTPPTEDPFLIHSCNSYEILPVGPAFYHRYTYITDADRAFIERAGKRGFHAGIAIPMRLKGNDRFGGVILGNGMDITEFSEKILPKADELRLFCMIIHRRIEELVASPEQPVTAENRTALVAQALPEIFDKLTPREAEVIMLLSQGKTRAQTAQICNISVHTVSDYAKHGYRKLGVHNRGEAAALMLPPDRRV
- the def gene encoding peptide deformylase; this translates as MTVRSILQWPDKRLRTPCEDVIEVTDEVRAIWQDMIDTMDAMPGVGLGAPQIGVMLRLAVVDTSEARDKRIRLANPEVIDASAIMNVHEEASPCLPGVSAKVSRPRGVRVRYLDETGTSVERDFVGLDATSVQHQIDHLAGKLYFERLSKVKRDMLLRRARKTKG
- a CDS encoding trimeric intracellular cation channel family protein; translation: MTLISFLDYASVIVFALTGALVASRAQLDLVGFAFIACLTAVGGGTIRDLLLDRNPIFWIADPSYLGAAAVAALVTFFTAHLLESRLRTIIWLDSFALAVAVAAGAGVAMSLDQGPVIVVLMGIVTGCMGGLMRDVVVGDVPVVLKQGELYVTAAFAGAATSVLLKSYMPGVPYGLIIGAAVTWVLRAGSIFFGWHLPVYKSAPPKS
- a CDS encoding MalY/PatB family protein, translated to MSFDTPIERRGTHCVKWDGMEQIYGVPAETGISMWVADMDFATAPVVQNAVQAMADHGVYGYFGDDSNYRGAIQWWMKERHGWDLDPAHIFTTHGLVNGTAMCVDAFTAPGDGVVLFTPVYHAFAKVINAAGRKVVECQMQPQNGRYHMDFDAYDAQMTGAEKMVILCSPHNPGGCVWSREELQQVADFAKRHDLVLVSDEIHHDLVMPGHTHIPMSLINGVEDRLVMMTATTKTFNIAGSHSGNVIIADPDLRARFGARMMALGMSPNSFGLFMATAAYSPEGAAWVDDLIAYLDGNRRLFDDAVNAIPGLKSMPLEATYLAWVDFKDTGMSREEFTKRVEQGAGIAANHGPTFGSGGETYLRFNIATPRARVQEACDRLAEAFKDLQ
- the def gene encoding peptide deformylase, with amino-acid sequence MSVLPILQWPDPRLMEICAPIEAITSDIEALAADMLETMYAAPGRGLAGPQVGAMQRIFVMDAGWKEGKPDPLVCLNPMLQEVSEERATNSEGCLSIPGISADVSRPAQVQMVWTGLNGGRYVQSFTGFAAACVQHELDHLDGVVTLDHLDAQTRAALEAEYAA
- the ispH gene encoding 4-hydroxy-3-methylbut-2-enyl diphosphate reductase, which codes for MKNPPLTLYLAAPRGFCAGVDRAIKIVEMALTKWGAPVYVRHEIVHNKFVVDGLREKGAVFVEELSECPDDRPVIFSAHGVPKSVPNAAQARNMVYVDATCPLVSKVHIEAQRHADAGLQMIMIGHEGHPETVGTMGQLPKGEVLLVETPEDVTRVKVRDETKLAYVTQTTLSIDDTADIVAALRARFPAIVGPHKEDICYATTNRQEAVKAMAPKCDAMLVVGAPNSSNSKRLVEVGSRAGCAYAQLVQRADDIDWRALDGITSIGITAGASAPEILINEVIDAFKARYTVTEELVETAIENVEFKVPRVLREPA
- a CDS encoding class I SAM-dependent methyltransferase, whose amino-acid sequence is MSDPETLSVYAAQSAQYASLTDAVLTNDPMLADFITSLPEGGSALDLGCGPGAAAAAMAEAGLKVHATDAVPEMIVLASRHPLVKAEVRSFDQISGAGIYDGVWANFSLLHADRDALPTILKALHTAMKPNGRFHIAMKLGSETKRDAIGRQYTYVTETELRSLLSNAGFTVGKKHTGRDKGLDGTYADWIALAADA
- a CDS encoding DUF3429 domain-containing protein, translating into MFGIPRAPLILGLAGLLPFIAAAFVSTFPGTASDAQTAHLLTAVDGLAALSLYGTIILSFMSGVLWGFATKVEGSKATIGYVLSVLPALWAFFLRGSSVTDTLFYLSIGFLGLLILDYYFFRKGLTPPWWMRLRIMLTVIVVVCLSIGAAQ
- the rnhA gene encoding ribonuclease HI, which encodes MPKLFAYTDGACSGNPGPGGWGALMQAVDGNTVVKERELKGGEANTTNNRMELLAAINALEALERDTEITIVTDSNYVKNGITGWIFGWKKNGWKNAAKKPVKNAELWQRLDAANARHRVTWEWVKGHAGHPENERADALARAGMAPFKSK
- the def gene encoding peptide deformylase, whose product is MKRPILYHPDPRLKKSCAPVEDLNEDLRGLADDMLATMYDAPGVGLAAPQVGVLTRLIVLDCVKEEGEKPRPLIMFNPELVGVSDELNTYEEGCLSIPEQFADVTRPAEVEVKWIDRDGKEHFEGMDGLWATCVQHEIDHLDGKLFIDHLKPLKRQMITRKMVKFKRELARG